A stretch of Lathyrus oleraceus cultivar Zhongwan6 chromosome 6, CAAS_Psat_ZW6_1.0, whole genome shotgun sequence DNA encodes these proteins:
- the LOC127098134 gene encoding cationic peroxidase 1: protein MALGSSFCLLLITCMILIGISPNSAADLSDTFYDKSCPKALRTIRKTVQDAVSNESRMGASILRLHFHDCFVQGCDASVLLDDTANLTGEKKSFPNANSLRGFEVIDDIKSQLEKMCPKVVSCADILTLAARDAVAALGGQRWNVLLGRRDSTTASLDLSNSDLPGPSLDLDGLITAFAKKNFTTEEMVTLSGGHTIGSIRCQFFRPRIYNETNIDRKFATTMQASCPFEGGDDDLSPFDITTPNTFDNAFYANLVQNKGLVHSDQQLFANATSSTSSLVRTYSRNMGRFKKDFAEAMFKMTMLSPLTGDDGQIRTNCRFVN, encoded by the exons ATGGCTTTAGGTTCTTCATTTTGTTTACTATTAATCACATGTATGATTTTGATTGGTATAAGCCCTAATTCAGCTGCTGATTTATCAGATACATTCTACGATAAATCTTGTCCGAAAGCTCTTCGCACAATTAGGAAAACAGTTCAAGATGCTGTTTCTAACGAGTCTCGCATGGGAGCTTCTATACTTCGACTCCATTTTCATGACTGCTTTGTTCAA GGTTGTGATGCATCGGTGTTGTTAGACGACACGGCGAATCTCACGGGCGAAAAGAAATCGTTCCCCAACGCGAACTCGCTAAGAGGTTTTGAGGTGATTGACGATATCAAATCTCAATTGGAGAAAATGTGTCCTAAAGTTGTTTCTTGTGCTGATATCTTAACCCTAGCTGCTAGAGACGCTGTTGCTGCT CTTGGTGGACAAAGATGGAATGTACTATTAGGAAGAAGAGATTCAACAACAGCCAGCTTAGATTTATCAAATTCTGACTTACCTGGTCCTTCTTTGGATCTTGATGGCCTTATCACTGCTTTTGCCAAGAAAAATTTCACTACTGAAGAAATGGTTACTTTATCGG GCGGTCACACAATCGGCAGCATTAGATGCCAATTTTTCAGACCAAGGATATACAATGAGACAAACATAGACCGTAAATTTGCTACAACAATGCAAGCATCATGTCCATTTGAAGGTGGTGATGATGATTTATCTCCATTTGATATAACTACACCAAATACTTTCGACAATGCTTTCTACGCCAACTTGGTCCAAAACAAAGGTCTAGTACACTCTGATCAACAACTATTTGCAAATGCAACATCATCCACAAGCTCTCTAGTAAGAACATATAGCAGAAACATGGGACGTTTCAAAAAAGATTTTGCAGAGGCAATGTTCAAGATGACAATGCTCAGTCCACTTACTGGCGATGATGGTCAGATTAGGACTAATTGCAGATTTGTTAATTAA